From Aedes albopictus strain Foshan chromosome 1, AalbF5, whole genome shotgun sequence, one genomic window encodes:
- the LOC134285172 gene encoding uncharacterized protein LOC134285172, whose product MEKSSGLKDKIGKVVAVHGEQYKCMVAANCNYVQVAKLNHGNFLRHIRTQHAQKLEALGIPPAPAKSAEDSPPTKKQKRPGTVMVETTRERVLLGTLQMGTVNALPFSFPEWIGFETLVKPQWEAFKIKMNRKILTQLYSKAADLARRRISAEVKGKMLNLKIDSASRRNHHSFGVMVQFFNEGNVVFRCLVIKEMTSSQTAAKLQETIENEVLKVYGIQREQIFTVTHDNGSNMVASVAKLRDTLSSELAEKSYVREEMTAVEAVYQEMEVFRRMDLNATDEAMEDYDDNDEENVDQENPSLDDEFAAADTGEEELDDTIEMPDDLDELLPESTRCAAHTCQLAVWDALKKHERRINAIKKLVLHSRQTRYKETFLEHKAHLAPPSNVTRWNAVYLMLKALREQKPFYLMLENKFPEMGK is encoded by the exons ATGGAAAAAAGCAGTGGTCTTAAGGACAAAATCGGGAAAGTAGTGGCAGTGCATGGTGAGCAGTACAAGTGTATGGTGGCCGCCAATTGCAACTATGTGCAGGTTGCGAAACTGAACCACGGAAACTTCTTGAGGCATATTCGTACGCAGCAcgcccagaagctggaagctctTGGCATACCACCGGCACCTGCAAAATCCGCCGAGGACTCGCCGCCAACCAAGAAGCAAAAGCGGCCTGGCACTGTTATGGTGGAAACAACCCGTGAAAGAGTGCTCCTCGGGACGTTGCAAATGGGAACCGTCAACGCGCTTCCATTTAGCTTTCCAGAGTGGATAGGATTTGAAACTTTGGTGAAGCCGCAGTGGGAAGCATTCAAAATTAAAATGAATCGCAAAATCCTGACGCAGTTGTACTCCAAAGCCGCGGATCTGGCAAGAcgcaggatttctgcagaagttaagGGAAAAATGCTAAACCTCAAAATCGACAGCGCTTCTCGGCGGAATCATCATTCGTTCGGAGTCATGGTTCAATTCTTCAACGAAGGAAATGTTGTTTTCAGATGCTTGG TAATTAAAGAAATGACCAGCAGTCAAACAGCCGCCAAGTTACAAGAAACTATTGAGAATGAAGTATTGAAGGTGTACGGAATACAGCGAGAACAAATTTTCACTGTCACTCACGATAATGGTAGCAACATGGTTGCGTCGGTTGCCAAGCTACGTGATACCCTGTCTTCGGAGTTGGCCGAAAAATCATACGTGCGGGAAGAGATGACTGCCGTCGAAGCCGTTTACCAGGAAATGGAAGTTTTTCGTCGAATGGACCTGAACGCTACCGATGAAGCTATGGAAGACTACGATGACAATGATGAGGAAAATGTTGATCAGGAAAATCCATCGTTGGATGACGAATTTGCCGCTGCAGACACTGGTGAGGAAGAACTGGACGATACCATTGAAATGCCGGATGATCTCGACGAGCTGCTACCCGAAAGCACACGGTGTGCCGCACATACATGCCAGCTAGCTGTGTGGGACGCATTAAAGAAGCATGAACGACGAATTAACGCCATCAAAAAACTCGTCCTCCATTCTCGTCAAACCAGGTACAAAGAGACTTTCCTGGAGCACAAGGCTCATTTAGCACCCCCGTCTAACGTAACACGCTGGAATGCTGTTTACTTGATGCTCAAGGCTCTCCGCGAACAGAAACCGTTCTACCTAATGTTGGAAAACAAATTTCCTGAAATGGGTAAGTAA